The Lathyrus oleraceus cultivar Zhongwan6 chromosome 5, CAAS_Psat_ZW6_1.0, whole genome shotgun sequence genome includes the window TTTAGAAGAGTAGTTAAATTAACGATGAGACAATAAATAGGATACTTTATTGGAAAATATTATTAAAAGCTATCTTGATAGTCTAAAATATAACAAAATATTATAAAAGAGACATTTAGAGGGGTAATAAATAGTATCAACTTCTTTAGAAAAAGAatcaatttatttaattatttgatATAAACTAAAAATATACAAATTTAATTACAGTATTTTGATTCTCCTATTTTATCtcatttataaaattaatttttttattttaaatttaaacaGTTTTAATCTtccttttttatttatttattaaaatttgataacgtgtatttttttttaaatgacaTATCATacaaaaatcttttttttttaatttaaaaataaatacaATTGGTATAAAAATGTGAGAGTACGTTTGAATTTAAAATAAGAGATTAATTTTACcaaaattctaattaaattaaatatattaataaaagaGAATAATAGACTTACTATATTATATCAAGTTATTCGTGATTCTATAGTTATTAAACATAAGTTTTTGAAATTAGATCAtgaatttcaaaattttcatataAAAAATTACAGAGAAAATGTGTTTCTATAATGACATAATCTCccattttttattattactaactttaaatatttatttttcttaaaaaattaAAGTTAAATAACAAATATTTGTcttaaaaatattaaataattcTTTAAATTTTAAATTGAACTGATTATTTTTTTAGTAATGTATTGATAATTATTTGGTGAGCAATACCGTACCTTGGAGTTATCTAATTATGTAATGTTATATAATTTTTAATAtcaatttatttaaaataataataaattttgTCTAAGAGATTGATACCCAGCCAAAATTTAAGATACATAAGAATTATCTAATTATTTTCTCAGAACAAGATCATATAGTTTTTCTTAATTACCCCCGATAAGTTATATGTAATTTAGCTCTTTTTTACTCATAAACAAACTTTACagtttttaattttaattagttATTTTATTATGAATCGGAATTCGTATCAAACTTAATACATTTACACTTTTCAATAACTCTTAGATGAAAAATTACTTATATTTAATTttaacatttttatttttaaattaacAAATTGTTAACCGttttatattatatttaataGATTACCAGAGTTCTCCAACTTCTTTAACCTTTAACTCTCAATTAGTTCAAATCAGTTAGTTAAACTACCCCTCTCTCACCctctttaatttatttttttctttgGTGTCTTATGGATAAATTACCGACAATTCATCAATGAATAATCTAGACACGACTACATTAAATACATCAATCAAGACAAGAGTGAACAAAATGTGCTGTTATATAAGGTAGGAGTAAGGTTGTAGGAGATAACTTATTGAACAAGCAAGAGAGAAGAGTCAACAAAATGTGCTGTTATAATGCTATAAATATCACTTGTCCTATACAATTTATATCCACAACAACAAAAATGGCTTACTTCAAAAAGCATTCATTCCTCCTGATTTCCACTCTTCTCATCATTCTCCAACTACAATTCTCCTCCACAAACGCTGCCGTTAAAGGTGGCTATTGGTATTCTGATAGTGGCCTTGCAGTTTCTGACATTAATCCCTCTTATTTCACTCACCTGTTCTGTGCATTTGCTAACCTTGATTCTAACACCAACAGAGTCACAATTTCTTCTGCAAACGCAGCTAGATTCTCAACCTTTACTCAAACCGTCCAAGCAAAGAGTAGTTCAGTGAAAACCCTTTTATCAATTGGTGGTGGTGAAGGTCCTACTTTGGCAAACAAATTTGCCAGTATGGCTAGCCAAGCTAGTAGCCGAAAATCGTTCATAGACTCTTCAATCCAGCTAGCCAGAAGTAATAACTTCAATGGTCTTGATCTTGACTGGGAATATCCATCCACAGACACAGACAAGACCAACTTTGGTTTGCTCATCAAGGAGTGGAGAGCTGCAGTGGCGAAAGAGTCTAGCAGTTCCGGGAAGGCGGTACTGTTGTTAACTGCTGCAGTGGGTGGCTCTGATCAGATCACCGGATTGAAGTACTATCCAGGTCAGGATATTGCAAACAACTTGGACTGGGTCAATGTAATGACTTATGACCTTTTCATCTCAGATAGTTATCCAACATCGACACAGCCACCTGCTCCTTTGAAAAACCCAACTGGCCAGTTCAGTGTAGATGAAGGCATCACAAAATGGATAGGATTAGGAGTGCCGAAAAACAAACTAGCACTGGGATTACCCGCCTATGGTTACAAGTGGAGTTTGTCAGATCCTAATAAACATGGACTTTTTGATAAAGCTACCCAGGGACTTGGGGCAGTGAAGTACAAGGATATAAAAAATGCTGGGGCGCAGGTTGTGTATAATTCCACATATGTTACAAATTATGCCTTCAAAGGCACAGATTGGTATGGATACGATGATACTCAGAGTATATCTGCCAAGGTTTCTTATGCCAAGCAAAATGGATTGTTGGGATATTTTTTTTGGCATATTGAACAAGACAGCAACTGGGCTCTTTCTTCAACAGGTGAGTAAATTGGTTCTTCTAATTGAACACTAATTGTCTTTCAGCATACTCTGTTTGTGTACATATATAACTATAACTGTTAACTAAATAGATAAAAAAAAAACACCAACAAAGCTATGCCTGAGTTGCTAGTAGTTTGAGACTTATGCAGCTTATTCTTAATGGTATCGTTGGTATGCCAACCAGTCTAGTAGTGAGTCATTCTAATGGAAAATATTTACTGTATTTTTTTGCAGCTTCTCAAACACTGGGGGCCTAAAGGATTGTAGACAGAGTATGCTGCAAAGAGAATAAAGATGGAGGGTTATCTATATTATAGTAAAGTTATGGCCTTTCTAGTTTATATCCTCTCgtgtaataataaaaaataagaaTGAGATATTAAAGGATCTATCTAAAGTAATAAAATTAAAATCTTGCTTTGCTTCTCTTGATCTAATCAATAAGGAGACTTTTACTGCAATGTTTTTAGCTTCACAGGCATGGGAATCTTATATGTGGATTGTGGAACAATAATCATATATTGCTACAAAAATAAAAACGGAGAAAAGGGtataattaaaacaaaaatagGTTACACTAAAATAATGTTTTGCctttatatattgttatagatATCCTAAATAAACAAGTAAACTAATATCACAATAGTTGCTCTTATCGTCTTTACATGATATATCCCaaataaacaagttagatttttgATAAAATGGTTTAGGACCTTCCCCTAACTAATTTTTTCCCCTAAAGCGGTCTTCAAGTCAGACAAAGCATCTTATTCTTCTCTTGAATGTTGCAGTTGCGCTTAAACTCATGACAGATTAATGATTGTTTTTCCTCATAAATTAGGTGCCATATGAGGATGGTAGTCTTTTTTGTACTCTCGCTTGTAATAGTTATACTCCGGCATACTTGACTCTTTTTAGAATGAATAGAATTACAAGTAGCTGGATTTTACCATAAGCAATTTCATATCATCATATTATCAAAATAGTATCAAGAGTCTTCCTTATATTTTCTCTCTTTTCTATCTCTTCTAAATGATTTCAACAAAGTATCAAAATTGGCTGCTGCTAGTTAATTAACTTACCAATTAACAGAAGCAGACATTTGCACTTCATTCATTTTTGACATGTTTCAACCTACTGCGATGAGCAAGACCAAAGCCTAATGATGCAACGGATGCCACTAGGTAACCAGCCAATGTTCCATAGCTTACAGAAATAGGCCATTCCTACAAATTAAGATGAATATATTACTCTAACAACCGAATAGAGAAACCTTAAGAATAACAGAACAAAATGAGGAATGAAGTGTGTACATATATATAACAAAAAAAAAGGGTGTTGGAGGCTGCAATGAAGGCAACTCAAATGTCATAATTAGGCGATTAGGGGTGGACCGTAATGAATACGGAATTTCCGACACGTAATATTTAAACTTTTAGGTTTGGCGAGCAAACTTTGTATCCTTAAGCAAGACACAATGCTAAAAGTAAACAGATGAATATGGATATTTTTACGTTTTAGAGTCATATAAGAATTTTCCTTTTTGTTAGTGGTATATCACAAAAATAGAGTTAGAAACATGAAATAGCAAGGGGCTAGTCAGCTGATGTCCGTCATTCTATTGCAAAACAAACAACCTTACAGGCATAGTAACTAGTAAGAAGAGGGATGCTTCTTTTAAAAACACGTCGCCATAAACAGGAATGTAAAGAATTAAACCAGTTAAAGAGGGATGCTAAATAGATTGTGGAGAGGTTTGTGGTGTAACTTTAGTAAGAACTGCTCTTCCTATCTGCTCTAGGAATTTAGCATGCAATGGTCAATTTTCTCAAGGACAGAAGACTAGAAAAAAGAGATTACCTGCCAGGGCCTCTCCCAGTCAAGTGGCATTGGCCAGGCCCCAAACCATCCCCCGATAACTGCTCCATGGGCTTGTAAACAAATCAGGTACTCAATAGATCCATTTGGCCTATACGTAGTACAAGGATTATAATAATGTAACAACTAGTACCAAACTGAAAGGACCAAATAAGTAGATTGCATTGTGGAAAATTTTGCATAAACAAACTTGGAAAGAGTTAAGAAATTTAACTAAAAGAACATACTTAGCGTGCGCAAATATCCGTTTCCAGTCGGCCCATGATGAACCAAGAACACATGATGCTGGAACTGTCTGTAATAGCATAAGTCGTGCATCAATGTGAGTGTACATAAAAATGAAGCCATACTCCATAGCTTAAAAAACATGTCAATCTTAACAAAACTTGTAAAGAAGTAATTATTCAAGGAAGGGGAAGAAGATTGACAAGAAATTGATTTCACTGCTTGAAATATAATTGTAGGAAATCTTAATAAAAATGTTTCAAGAAAAAATAGATGCCTGAACTGATAATGTGGGGACATGTCTGAAAGTGATAATTATGCAACTCATTTTCACTTCAATATATGTTGACTATCAAGCTTTTCTATGGTGTGATTAGGTGCAAAAGAACAAATAGATGGCTTATATCTGGACCGGAACCTCCCCAACTGAATCAGATCAAATGTATGTTCTAGAATACGTGATGGATAGCGAGTAACACAAGGAGAATGAGTGTGATTTTGTTTAAACATAAAAAAGATTAAGCTAACACCAAAAGTCCTTTTATGAGAACACAGCTTCTcataaaataagatgaaatgaAATGCAAAACACATGGATATAATTTCTTGTATTAATAATCAATAAAGAACTAAACATTATTATATTTCCATAAATGATAACTTTTTCAAACAGAAAAACAAACGCAAAAGGAATTACCAGACAAAAGAATGTAAATTATCACCATCTAAATAGATGCAAGGCTTATACGAGACAAGTCcaataaaaaaaaatacaaatataCTCTTCAAGAAGTCCAATAAAAGAAATACAAATAGACTCTTCAAGAAGCAGTAACTGTAAGCAAGAAAAGGGCAATGGTTGAGTCACTCACTGTGAACAATGACATCATAAGAGACCAAGTTAGAGtcttgggcaggcacctgtctcATGTAAATTTGCAAAAGTCATTATACACTCTAGTCATTAGGGGAACTTCAAAGTTGAAATCAAAAAGGCATCTTGGTACACATGATAAGCCGGGTTCAAGTTGTTTTGTTTAAAGAAGCAGTAGCATTTAAACTTAATCCTTTATCTCATCAATAATGATCACAATTATGTGCAGGAAAAAAATGTACTCTAAGAAAACTCATTTTACTTACCGAGAGGTAACCGGTGCCCCCAAAGCAATAGCTCCTAATGAATTTAGTAATGCTCCTGCAGAGTAAAAGATACAAGAAGTATAATCAGTTTTTACGTAACATCAAGCCACTCTTAAAAATTTTATAATGGCATTGCCAAGAAAAAAAGAGCAACAAAATCATGGATGATGAGAATCAAGGTTTTAAAATACGGCCGTGGTCACATTACCGCCACATAAAGGCTTTCGCAATTTCGGTAAGTAAAGCTGTTGTGACAGTGACTCTGGTTGTCGCGGTTAGAATTAACCACAATTTATTCTTTAACATAAAAAAGGTGAATAATGGTATCGGTATCAGCACCTGCCAATACTCATTTGTGGCGGTCGTTTTCGTACGAACAGTTTTTTAAAACCTTGATGAGAATAAGAAAAACAAATATAAAAGAGAACCAAATCATAATGGAATACCAATATAGCAATGCTATTTGACACAGCAATATTCAAAAATCAATTTGAGAATATGGTATCTATTTCATTTCTTGATGCCACTAGCAATTGCAAAAATGTGAAATTGAAACTGAAGCTTGAACTAACCTACTGGCACTCCTAGAATACCTCTCCCAACGGCTCGTAGGTACTGCATAGAACAAAATTCATCACGTGAAAACAGATAACAGAAGAAAAAAAACCTAGAATATTCACAAGAACAATGGAATTTTAGAAATGAAGGAAGCGGCATTACCGAACATTGTTGGCGATTCTGTCGATAGCGACTGTAGAGAAGAATCACGATCGGAAGCTCTATAATCTAAACGATGCAGAGTTAGAAAAATACTGAAATTAAGAAACCTAAAAGCAGAGAAATAAAGCGATAGTACCGAAATGAGGAATAGAGTGAGAGAAGGATCGGTAACGAGATCGATGGAGTAGAGACTGTTGGATATCCAGAAGGATAGAACCAGACTCATTCCGCATATCAAGTTTACTGTAAAGGTCTCTGAAGCTGAGATTGGCGGCGCTGCTTCCACCGCCGAGGCGTCGGCTTTGGACGCCGGCGTGACCTCACTCGCGTTTTTCAGGCGATCCATGCGTTGTAATTAAATTGCGACTCAAGTTCAAACAAGAAAAATAAACCGGATTCAGGTTTTTTCTTGTAATAATGTTTAcaaacatttttttttaaatagaaaaaATTATATAGTATTTATTTACTCCTTCTATCCTCACTCTAAATGACTCAATTGTTGATTTCACAAGTATTAAGAACTATGagaataatatttttattaaaggataatattattaaatattaGAAATGGTGAAAATAGTAATGATTAAAGGGTAGAATTGAAAAAAAGAAATTAATTTGCATTTAAATTGAAATGAGTATTTATCGACGGTTTCGATCTCTTTTACGACGGCGCGTAATGGATCTATTTGGTTAACACTTCAACCTTCAAGTGTTACCTTATATTTTTGACATAGATAATAAACACGAGGATTCATGGTCGAATATGGTTATGGTGGAGATTTAAGGTGTTTCAACTTATGAGAAGTAGTGCCTAATGATTGATATAGGGTGGCTAGAAGTACCTTGCCAAGAGACATTTTTCTACCCTCATGGAGTCTAAGGGAACGGATTTTTTAGCTATTTGTAAAAAACTTGAGTAAAAAAAATAGTAGGAAAGCCGAAGAGTCAGAAAAGCGATGTGTTATTGGTCGGAGACCTCTTATGTGGTGGTGTTATGGTGGTCATTGATGTAATTTTTGAAACTGTATCGATCAAAGAAAAACTCATTAACATTTTCCAATGTAGGGGTGAAGGTTTCAGATGTGGGTCGAAGCCCAGTGGTAACTACTATGTCGAACAAAGTCGGCGTAACCATCCCATGGGGAATATAGAATGTGTTTGTCAAACCTTCCTAAAAGAAGATTGAAGCAAGCAGCATAGCAGGAATATACCTAGCGTCGGTTCTAGACAGTTGAATTATGTCGAAAATGCCTATGTTTTCCCATTGTTCTTTCGTTTTGTTTTAAACTTTGTCAAGCCATGCAAGATAATCCTTATTTTTGGGTGGGGGTGCTAATCGAAAAACACGCGTAGGCGTCTCCATAAAATCCAGGTCGAGATCGCGTTCTTCGAACGCATAAGGCATGGTAACGAGATAACAAGGAAATAAACTTTTCACCTCCTAGGGTGTGATTTAGCAGTGGGAAATGGGCCTAGGAACGTAAGAAGTTTACCAGAAAGGAAAAACGGAATTAGTACTTGTTTGGCCCAGATGGAGATTTTCTCCTTAGCAAACGGTGGTTTATGCATGAAGTCTCTCCCATTTTCCTCCTTTGATGTCGGAATCACAAATGCAATAAGATTCTTGCCGATAACTGGTGCAGAAGTTGTAAAATTAGCCATTATTTCTTTTTTGGAAGCTTTTTGAAAAATAATGTTTCTTTTGTTGAATAAAGacttgttggtgtaagccctagaggccaatacttttggtagttgtatcgaattatttattaataataaaaggctttttctttattacgtttgtttaataaagtccctagaatagctagtctgtttaatgtatcaagtatgacttaatcatgagatcacattaaacataaggacattattcttaaagtatccgtagtcgagctttattgtgaagtgggataacattaaagcattaagactattatgtttgtagactgatgatcacatctcatggatcatggataaagagttatcaagtcttaaacataggtatgaatattaggagtaatatttataccggattgacccgctatgagaatactatatagaaagttatgcaaattgtcataagttattctcatggtgataatggtgtataccactcttcgacctgaaaccactatggaccctagatgtagaatcgagtgctttattgttgatcaaacgttgtccgtaactggataaccataaagacagttgatgggtactccacgaagcatgctgagggacatgagtgacctagatggaatttgcccatcctgtataacaggataaatgtctatgggcccaatattgaactggacaaggatgacacggtttatgccttgtgttcaatatagacataaggacaaaagggtaattatacacataagtattatcacagaaggaattgtcagatcacatgacattttcgtgtcttgggtagcagtgatgtgttgctagataccgctcactgtttattatgttaaatacatgatttaatataattgtcaatgccgcgaaaacctacagggtcacacacaaaggacggattgatgagagatagagtaactaaggaacaccgtgaggtacggtgcccttaagtgaattgtagaacatcgtaaaggtacggtgtacttaagtagaatacgaaatatggtaaggtaccatgagcttaagtgattttgggcatattataagatatgggccaaaatacacttaagtgggccttttagcttgaagcccacacaagtggttctataaatataacccttgtgcagaagcattgttggcggttgcattattttcgttttctctctctctctcactcaaagccttcattcgtaccagctagcactgtgattgaaggaatccgttcgtgtggactgagtagagacgttgtcatcgttcaacgttcgtgatcgctccgtggatctgcatcaaaggttttgatcgtcacaagagatctgcaccaaaggtttcaatcgtcacaagaggtaaatattctatcactgatcatgaccattcgtaaggatctctaaaggagaaaatttttaatttccgctgcgttttggatcgcaattctccttcaagaCTGACACGCGCGAATGCTTGAAGTTGGAAGAAATGAAATGAAAATCTGAGATTGGTATTTATAGAGAATAGTAGTGGGTAATCGTCCAACAAGTGGCATTCGCTTGGCAGTTGAAGACGGTTCCTCTTGAAGTAGTGGAAACATTAGTGGGGTAAGGAATTTATTGTCACTCTCCTAGAAAGTAGAAGTCATGATGGTTTTAGTGCAGAAAATCGTGTTGAATAGACATTTGTGAAAATGCGCAATGATAACACTTACGTCAGCAGAGTGGTCTGAACAGTGTCgaaaaatattcaaaaattccaaatTTTTCCCTTTCAAAATTTGTGTGATCGAAAAATGGCATTTTGAGGGGCAATTTGTTACCTCATATTTTCGACACTGGTAATAAACGTGAGGATTCAGAGTCGAATCTAGCTATGACAGAGATTTAAGGTTTCATAGCCGAAATGATCATTTTCGACCAGAATACCACTTAACCATTTAAGTATAATTTCCTATCGAGGGAGGTTGGGAAGTTGGTCGAGAGGTTCGTGGAAGACCCTGATCGAAGTAAAGACTTAGTGAAATTTAGGGGTTTTAGTTGACGTGACTATCATGTTTTTATCGAAGAAAGTTGGATAAGATCATACAGTTATTCGAGAACACGTGGAAACCTGTCAAAGACGAGAGATGCATGAAGACGAAGACATGTCAAGTTTTGCTAAGTCGACCATTGTAGACGGTTATATTAAGACTAGTATATAAGCAATGTTCGTTTGTAGTTTTAGAGGTCTAAAATTTTACACATTACACACTCAAAGTATCCAATTGTGAAAATTAGAAACGATTTCTCAATGTAATGTATTTGTGTTCCATTTATAAAGTTAATTTATTCCTTTAACTTTAACTTTTATCCATACtttactttattttctttattattcAATGTTCTTGACATCTATTATCAAAATCTTTCAAAACATACAATTTTTGCACAAATCTGTCCCGGGATATTTTTGAGTTTAATCCCTTAAGTAAAATCAAACTTAAATTTCACAGTGAACACCAAGTCAGTGCAAGATTCAAGATGATTAAAGTGAGCAAAAAGATTGTGTATCTTTTCATAGCATGTGAGCTGTTTTTTTATTTCGAATCGAGTAGAGTGGGCTTGAGACGGATTGAGTCGTGGTGGACCTTTTGGGCGGTTCAGAACAATTATCATATTTACATAAACTAACAATTATTTCTCTCCTTAAATTACCTAATATATTTATTTCTCTAGTACATATTTACTCCATTACCCATTTCAATTAATAGATTTGTGACACGTGGCAAAAATAAGTTGATGGTTGTAATTAAATTTTGAGAATATTAAGTGaataaaatgaaagaaaaaaacCCGGCTATGCACGTTTCTACTATCACTCGTTtccttcttctttctttttcttcCCACCCCACGGTGGTTTTCACTTTTTTGTAAGAGCGTGATTTTCACTTTTCTGCAAGAGCATTGCTACGTAGTAAGAAATTTTGTATGTTTTATCACAAATTGTCTTGGCTAAGTTTAAGTGAACAAATTCTAATTTAAAATAAAGATTTCAATTTATCTGTAACAACAACATTCATATATTCATGTATGAAGATATATTCCAACATCCAACTTTAATAACATATGATTTACCAACATTCACATATTACAATATGCTTTATAAAAAACATGACATTTTGAATAATAGTGACAATGATACTGCATAACTACGAGACGAGGAACAATAGTACAACAATAATATAATCGGCAAAAAGCGATacaacataaaaacaaaaaagtGGTAACGGCGAAACATAGATATGACGGTAACGGCGAGGCAATGTTACTATACAACAAGACATTTACACAGTAAAGTGAGACAGAGATAACAATAAGGAAAGGTAATACGACAATGATATAGATGGCAACATAGACTATTCTTTTGTACTAGTTGCCCACAAAGTCTATTTGAAAGTGAATTTGTGGAAAGATATACAAGATTATCACACGAACAAATTTTTTGAATGCTTATATCACCACTATTTTGAAAATCATATGTACAAAATTTTGGAGAAATATATTTTGTTTGATCTCCTTTAATATACCCATCATTCGAGTGAGCAACACAAGTACTATTATCTTCATGAATGATTGTTCCATCTAGTGTTATGAAAGATAAACCACGACTCTTCTATGTGTGTTGAATCAAGTAGCTTAACCAAACACATTCTCTACTTGTCTCATATAATTGTAAAAGATATGCATTAtttgatgatgttgttgttatGGTTTGTTTTACTGATCTTCGTGTAGTGGTTGTGTCTCCCCTTGTAAATGAGTAACATGTTTGTGATATACCATTATAAGGATTTGACAAATAACTTGCATTTGTATAACCAATAACTCTTAGTTTGGGCACTTAAAAATAGGACAAACCCATACTCACACTACCTATAATATAACGAAATATATGCATGACTCTCTTTCAATGTATTTGTGTAGGTGAAGAACTATATCTTGATAATACATTAACATAAAATGATATATCATAACACATATAGTTTGCAAGGTACATCAGTGCTCCAATCGCATTGAGATATGGTACTTCAAGACTAAGTAAATGTTCATCATCTTCACGAGGTCAGAAGAGATTCTTTTCAATATCAAATGATATGACAACCCTTAGTGTAGACAAAAAAATGGATTTTTCCCATATAGAAACGTGTTAGAACGAAATATGGTATTACATGCAAGTATACATGGTCTTTAATTGTAGCAAGTGATATATTTAGTAAGGATATCGAACTCATAGGGAGTGGTATAACTTAACTTGATTTACTTATGATTTTGTGAATTAGCATGAGCAAAGGTAACAATAATAATGATTAGGATATGGTTCTTTCACACAAGTTGAGAATAACAAACTTCACAAGATAAGTTAGCAAGATATAAAGAAGTGTGTTGAACAATGATCCACTTACTAGTGTATGAATCTAACATAAATATGATATGTCGTGACAGATGAGGATATAATGCAATCTAAGCGTGTATTCCTACAACATTAAATCATATGCATGAATAGTAAGGAACAAAATCCTAAGTCTTACATTATTATTATGCATGGCAATATGATTATGCATTTCCCCTATGGTTGTAACTCCTTATTTCTAAGGTAGTTAATCTAGTGAATAGAATTAGTTCCACTTGATTAATGGGTTCCCCACTCTAGTAAGCTTGTAGTTAGTTCTAAGGTGATCAAACTCAAAATCAAATATATAACAATAACACAAATGCTAAAACAAGTCACTAACACACATCATAAACATAAAGATTCATTACTAATGAACATCATATTGCTCAACACAAAGCGTTTTAGCTCATAATGACTTTAACAACTACAAGCACAGTGGTTCCTAGAGTAAACATTTCTAAACACATAATCAT containing:
- the LOC127084179 gene encoding class V chitinase is translated as MAYFKKHSFLLISTLLIILQLQFSSTNAAVKGGYWYSDSGLAVSDINPSYFTHLFCAFANLDSNTNRVTISSANAARFSTFTQTVQAKSSSVKTLLSIGGGEGPTLANKFASMASQASSRKSFIDSSIQLARSNNFNGLDLDWEYPSTDTDKTNFGLLIKEWRAAVAKESSSSGKAVLLLTAAVGGSDQITGLKYYPGQDIANNLDWVNVMTYDLFISDSYPTSTQPPAPLKNPTGQFSVDEGITKWIGLGVPKNKLALGLPAYGYKWSLSDPNKHGLFDKATQGLGAVKYKDIKNAGAQVVYNSTYVTNYAFKGTDWYGYDDTQSISAKVSYAKQNGLLGYFFWHIEQDSNWALSSTASQTLGA
- the LOC127084180 gene encoding uncharacterized protein LOC127084180 — encoded protein: MDRLKNASEVTPASKADASAVEAAPPISASETFTVNLICGMSLVLSFWISNSLYSIDLVTDPSLTLFLISIIELPIVILLYSRYRQNRQQCSYLRAVGRGILGVPVGALLNSLGAIALGAPVTSRCLPKTLTWSLMMSLFTTVPASCVLGSSWADWKRIFAHAKPNGSIEYLICLQAHGAVIGGWFGAWPMPLDWERPWQEWPISVSYGTLAGYLVASVASLGFGLAHRSRLKHVKNE